In a single window of the Methanocella sp. genome:
- a CDS encoding uL15m family ribosomal protein, which yields MTKQKSHSYRGSRTCGGGTHKNRRGGGSRGGRGHAGACKHNTFRAMQQGWMFGKHGFHQPPACRTTVSSLNVGELDEMAPYLVEAGVASDKDGAISINLGELGFGKLLGNGRVSRKYVINVSTASASAKAKVEEQGGQIISETETA from the coding sequence ATGACGAAGCAAAAGAGTCACTCCTATCGCGGCTCGCGCACCTGCGGCGGTGGCACCCACAAGAACCGCCGTGGCGGAGGAAGCCGTGGAGGCCGCGGACACGCCGGCGCCTGCAAGCACAACACCTTCAGGGCAATGCAGCAGGGCTGGATGTTCGGCAAGCACGGCTTCCACCAGCCGCCGGCATGCCGGACCACCGTAAGCTCGCTCAACGTGGGCGAGCTCGACGAGATGGCACCCTACCTCGTGGAGGCGGGCGTCGCGTCCGATAAGGACGGAGCCATCAGCATTAACCTGGGCGAGCTGGGCTTTGGCAAGCTCCTCGGGAACGGCCGCGTAAGCAGGAAATACGTCATCAACGTAAGCACTGCGTCCGCATCCGCCAAGGCAAAAGTTGAAGAGCAAGGCGGACAAATCATATCTGAGACAGAGACTGCATAG